The following is a genomic window from Streptomyces lincolnensis.
CCACCGGGCCGTGGTGCGCGACTCCAGCGCCCACGACAACGGCGGCAGCGCCGCGATCGACGCGCCGGGCGGCCCGGTGGGGATGTGGGCGTACGACTCGGCGAACGTGCTGATGCAGCACAACACCGCCTACCGCAACCACACCGGCTCCGGGAAGGACGGCAGCGGCTTCGGCCTCGACTCCAACGTGTCCGGCTCGACGGTGCAGTACAACCTGTCGTACCAGAACGACGGTTCGGGCTACTACGCCTACTCGCAGACCGCGAACGGCGCGCACACGAACAACCGCATCCGCTACAACATCAGCGACGACGACGGACGCAAGCTGCCCTGGCACGGCGCCCTGACCGTCTACGGCGACAACGTGAGCAACCTGAGCATCTACCAGAACACCGTGACCATGTCGCGGTCGCCCGGCGGCGCCGGCACGGTGGTGCTGCTGCGCCCGGACATCAACGGCATCAGCTTCCGCAACAACCTGCTGGTGTCCGACCGCGATCCCCTCATCACCGCGGACGCCGCGCTGAGCGCCGACCGGGTCGTCTTCCAGGGCAACCAGTACCACACCGCCGACGGCCCCTGGCGGGTGGAGTGGGGCGAGAGCGCGTACCGCACCCTGGATGCCTGGCGGGCGGACACCGGCCAGGAACGCGTCGGCACGAAGCCGGCGGGCACGGCCGCCGACCCGTGCCTGGCGGGCGGGCCGCTGCCGGACATCCGCTCCGCGGGGAGCGCCTCCCTCGCCGTCTCCGGCTGCCCGCGCACCGGGCTGGACCTGCGCGCCCTGTTCGGGATCGACCCGGGCACCGAGGACTTCTTCGGCCGGGAGGTCACCGCGCCTCCGGTCATCGGCGCCGCCCAGCCCTGATCCGCCCGAGATGCAGGCGGTGACCGGTGGTGCCTAGGATCGATGAGGATCCGGACCAGGTGGACGGTCCGGTCTCCTCCAGCGGGAGGAGGCGCTTGCCCTTGGCGCCCGCACAACGGCTCATGGCCGCTCACATCGCGCTGGTCACGGCCGCCACGAGTCTCTACATGACGGTGCCCGCCACGCGCACCCCGCTGTGGGCGGTCATCGGACTCGCGGGCGTGGCCGCCGTCCTGACGGGCGTTCAGCTGCACCGGCCCGCCCATCGCCTGCCCTGGTGGCTTCTGGCGGCCGGGCTGCTCACGTTCATCGCGGGCGACACGTACTACAACGTGATGGAGGAGTACTTCCACGCCTCCAACCCGTTCCCCTCCCCCGCGGACGCCAGCTACCTGGCCACCTATCCGCTGTTCGCCGCCGGGCTCTACGGCCTGGTCCGGTA
Proteins encoded in this region:
- a CDS encoding right-handed parallel beta-helix repeat-containing protein, with the translated sequence MPRTSAVALTAALVLGVVGGCADTPHYSPEVTTYYVSPDGDDSAPGTSADRAWRTLARADELLLHPGDRLLLQGGTRLSGQVAIRPDEAGDPERPVVIGSYGKGRATVVATGAPAVSVHNTGGVDVSDLVLEGRGSARTDEAGVSLYYDDTRTRSRESHVTLADIDVSGFQTGIAIGSAITGAGFSDVTVRRASLHDNKDAGLLTYGPDFEPERPVYAHQDITVEQVDAYSNSGDPEASERHTGNGIVLGGVHRAVVRDSSAHDNGGSAAIDAPGGPVGMWAYDSANVLMQHNTAYRNHTGSGKDGSGFGLDSNVSGSTVQYNLSYQNDGSGYYAYSQTANGAHTNNRIRYNISDDDGRKLPWHGALTVYGDNVSNLSIYQNTVTMSRSPGGAGTVVLLRPDINGISFRNNLLVSDRDPLITADAALSADRVVFQGNQYHTADGPWRVEWGESAYRTLDAWRADTGQERVGTKPAGTAADPCLAGGPLPDIRSAGSASLAVSGCPRTGLDLRALFGIDPGTEDFFGREVTAPPVIGAAQP